The genomic segment ACCCTGCACTGGAAGCAGAACTAGGTGTGGGGGATTTAGGGAACCGTGATCCATctggataataaataataataacagtacttattacacgcttactgtgtgccaggcactcactattctaagagctggggtggatacaaactaatcaggctgcacacattccatgtcccacatggggctaacagtcttcatccccattttagaggagggaactgagacactgtgAAATGactgccaaggtcacacggcggacaagtggcggagccgggattaggaccagggtccttctgaatcccaaacccgtgctctatccactaggccacgctgcttccttggatGGGACATGGCCCGGTGTCGGTCGAACCTGTTGCGGGCACGGGCTGGGTGTAGGTCAAAATAGGTTGTGGGCACGCGCTGGGCATGGATCGAACTCAGGCTGTGGGTGTGTGCCGGGAGTTAGTCAAATCAGGTTGAGGGCATGTGCTGGGTGTGGGTCAAACTGGGTCGTGGGCGTGCACGGGCATCAGTCAAAACAGGTTGTGGGCATGCACAGGGGGTGAGTCAAGCTGCAAGCCCCACAACCCAACTTGAGAATGGAAAGTTCCTGGAGAGTCCAGGCTGCTTGTTCCAAGAGAACTGATTGAGCCTCCTCAGAGAACACGTTCCCCTCGCAAAATAATGCAGTGCTGACTGTCACGGGACATTTCATCCTGAGTAGTTGGTTTGTTTTACCTTTTCTTTCTCGTGTTCATCTTTggacttcttcttctttttcaagCTGTCCTAGATCAAGGGAAGCACAAGCTGTAAGCAGTGGGGACATCCAGGGCTGAGCCTCCGTGGGAGAAGCCCCCTGGCCAGGATGAGGTCCTCACAGTCCTTGCCAATGTCCAAATGCCCACGGCTCTTGCTAAACTGTTCTTCAAGGATGCCTGCCCTGCCCTTGATGACTCCTGACCACCTGCCCTGACCATAATGACCCAGACTCACCTGCCCTGTCCGCAGTGACCCCAGACCGCCTGCCCTGACCACAGTGACCCTGGACCTCCTGCCCCACCTGCAATGACCCCGGCCACGCCgtcccacttgacttctctcgaAGGACGCCTGCCTCAGGCCGGCCCATCCACCTGcccgccccagccccaccatTCCTCTACTCCCAGAACCAAGCCCAACCAGCACACGAGAAAAAGCAACAACTCCTCAACTTGGTCTTTTCCCAAACGAGGTGCCAAAGGACAGTGCAAGAAAATAAACCAGACGGTCCATCCCCAAACGATTCTCTTCCTCATCCAAACCCAGGGACATGTTCCCTGAGCTGCGGTCCAAGTGCCCGCCAAAGACAACGCCATGACCAGATCCGAAGGGGTAGCAGAAAGGCGCTGAGACTTAGGGTGAGGAAGAGGAACACCTCAATCCAGTGTATCCttgagactggaagctccctgaggacagggatcgggtctatcCCCTctgcaagagcttagtccagtgctccgcacccagcagGCTCTCGATACAGACCACTGATTGACCCATTTAAAAAAGGCTCAGTCCCAGAGACCATGAACCCCCGGAAATCGTTTGGCAGAGGGAGACAGCGAAGACCCCTGGGAGACACTGGTTCTGGCCAGACCCGACCGAGCTAGCTCAGAGCCGATCCCAGATAACCGTCCCAAACCCGGGGGGAGCTCGGTCCAATGGGCAGGCTCAAGGGCCGGCACAGTCAGTGAGTTCGGAGGAGAAATGCCACCACTGTCGTGACTCCGAAAAGACCCAAGGAATAACGCCTCCCTCCCACCGAGATCACGATGCTTACCCTGTTGACGCTACCAACATCACTAGAGGGACCGTTCACAGGAAGAGCAGTAGAAACATCAATGTCACCAAAGGAAAACCGTTAGCCGCTCCAGGATGCAGTTAGGGAAGGACGGACGGGTGGATGGGTGGGATCGAACCCTTTCGGCCAACTCCCAAATAGAAAACTGTTTCATAAAGAGACTTTCTTGACTTCCACTAGGGCTACCCAGCATCCCCGCCCCAGCCCGCAACAAGCACTGGATGGCCGGGAGACACTGAACTAAGGAGCGGAGGAAAGGGCCACCGGCAGCCCAAGCCGGCGGGAGACGGGAACCTGGGGGGCCGAGAGAGGGCCCTCGGTGGGTTAAGTGCTGGACCGAAAGCCACGGGTGGAAGGGTGGAAAGCCAGGCCATCAGGGGATCCAAAAGGTGGCACCTCCGTTTTCCCCGGTCATCAGCACGCTGTTGGCTGGGGAACACCATCAGAGCTGTGAGATCCTCTCAGCATGGCCCGTAACCAGCATCGTGAGTATGGGGGGCCCAGAGGAGCCAGGGACTTAGGTGGGAGTGAGAGACTGACTTCAAAGAGTGAGCAGGCCGGAGAGCTGTCATTTTGGGTCTCTCAGCTCCCGGGTCTTGGCAGAGACCCGTGGGGAGCCACTGTGGGAGTCTGGCTCAGAAAGCTGGGAGGGTAAGCACCCCCTCGCCCCAAGTTGGGGCCAGAGCTGTGTGCCCAGAGCCCACCCCTAGTTCTAGGAGCCTGCACAAGGGGAAGCTGCTCTGGCCGGTCATGGCCACACGGCCTAGTGTTCAGGGCTGCTAACTGTGAGACAGCGACAGACAGTCTGGTGGAGGTGAAATCAGTTAGAACGGAGCCCAGATCCGGGGAGGACCAAGCACATTCTGAGAAAGGCATGGCCGAGCGGCCTAAGGCTCTGGATTAAGGCTCCAGATTCTTCAGGGGgcaagggtttgaatcccactgCTGCCAGGTTATTTGAAAAAcggtgaggctcagtggaaagaacaccagcgtgggagtcaggagacctgggttttagtctcagctctgcctctcgcctgctatgtgacctcgggcaagtcacttccttttctgggcctcagtgtcctcatctgtaaaaatggggatcagagacctgttctccttcctacttgcttttaatttttttctaatggtattatttaagcatttactatgtgccaggaactgtgctttaacactagggaagatacaagataatcagtccctgatTATCAGATAATCAGGGATAATTAGggataatcaagataatcagaagggggaagtctcccccttctagactgttctcccccttccagactgtgagcccactgttgggtagggactgtctctgtatgttgccaacttgtacttcccaagcgcttagtacagtgctctgcacacagtaagcgctcaacaaatacgattgaatgaatgaatgaatgtcccttaaggcgttcacagtcttaatccccattttccagatgagggaatggaggcccagagaagctaagtgacttcaagatcacacagcagaaaagtggcagagccgggattagaacccaggtccttccaatcctccaccctgcttctcagacacagactgtgaaccccatgttgttCAGGGACTGTCTTATCTGCTCATCTTGTCTTTAccctggtgctcagaacagtgcttggcacacattaagtgcctaacaaacaccaccgttACCGGTATCATTATCATTGCTACATAAGGTCCGGCTGGAAGGATGTCTGCTCTCCAAAATGTCCTGCCACGGCCCCTTCCGGACCACGCATCTCTCGAATCCCAGACCGTACCTGGACGTCTCAGTTCCACGGGAACAGCAAGCCCACACTCGTGAACCTGCCGTCACTTCTGGTTGAGCAGAGAGGACAATCGAAAAGGAAAGCACTGAAGCGAGCCGCCTGCGCGGGGACACGAGAGCAGCAGCCCGAGCCGTAGGGGCCTCCTCCAGTTTACCTTGCCGTCGGATTCGGACTCAGAGCCCGAGGCTTCCGAAGACTTGTGCGGCCGgtacttcttttttcttttcttcttaccTTGTTTCTTATCCTGGGCAAAAACAGTCAGATTAAACACACCTGTACATTTCGGGACCCAAACTGCACTTTTCATCTCATTTTTTCTTAAATTTCCATCTCGGTcgatgactgtgagtcctatgtgggacagggactatgttcaacctgattaacttgtatcttctgcggcccttagaacagtgcttgacacataataaccacttcaacaaataccattaggaaaaaaaatgggGACCAGCTCTTATATATGTCACCAGTTTCTCCAACTAAAGGCTGCTACTTAATACACCAGACTTTAAAAGGGTAACTGGCTCTGGGCTGGGTTTATTAAAGTAATATCCTAGTGATGTCTTGCTTCTCCTGGGTTCTTGGACAACTACTAGGTAACACCAACGGTCTGATTTTCCGGTCAAAACAAGACCACCAGATCTGCTTAAGGGACAAAGAGGGCCCACCAACCCCTCTCCACGGACTCCCTCTCCGGCCGGAACGCTTTGCCTTTCCCAGAAAGGCCAATTTTTCCTGCTCTGTCTGGGAGAACCTACCTCCTCATCAGAATCCATTGAGCTGCTGGAAGAATCAGAGCTCGGTGAAGAAGACGACGAAGACTTGACcaaacacaaagaagttaaagctTGTGAGACGCAGcatttccatttccttttcccGAGCCCCTCGTCAGCCTTAAAACCCCAGTGACGTAATTGCTCAGTGGAAACACAGGCCTGGTTCCCCAGCCACTGCCCCCACTTCCAGGGCCGAGAGGGTTTCTTCGGCTTTTGCCCCACAGAGCGGGAGAAAGAGGGCATTTGTCACTTGAAACTCTAAAGCAAGCACATCAGGCCTGCCTGCTGCTGCTGGTTCAGGTGATCTCTGTCCGGCTTTTTTcgatccccttttcccttccacccTTACCGTCGCTCCCAACCACCAGGCCCACTCACTCGCAGCCAAGGATTGTGTCCCATTTTTAGCGAGAACTGAGATGGTTCTTACTTTGTCCTAGGCCCTGATCCGACTGTACTTAGAAAAGAAAGGAAACTTTGCTCACCCTACCggacttcttcttttccttcttctttctctggagggaaagagagatgtaAACTTTGGGTCTGCTTTTTTCGACGCTCGCCCTTTGGCAATTTCAGAGGTCAGCGCTCAAGGGCATGCAAAACTCGGGAGCGGTCACCCTAGGCCGGCTGTTGAGGTTCCGGGCCCCGAAACCAGCCCCCGTCCAcaccaccccccccagcccccggctcCTGGCCTCCCCCAAACACCTCCCCAAGGCCGGGAATCTCACCTCTTTCTTTTTGGAGGAACTCTCACTTCCCCCCAGTAACTTCTCTCGGTGCTTTTCCAGCTCTTTCTTCCAGTTCTAAAAAGGAAGACTTGTTACTTGCTTCCTCTTtaatatcaaatcaatcaatcaatgctatgttTCAAGCaggttctgtgtgctgagcactggcctaagcacagAGAGTAGACGGGatcctttctctctcactcctccAATTAAAAAGGGCTACAGGTAGGCATATCTGAGTGAAAAGCACTCTATGCGATAGTACAGAAATTACCCGTAAGAAGAAATTACTCAAGCTTTTCATTTTTGGGGGCTGTGACTTCTAGGATGGGCACTGTTAAGATCTGAATGTAAAGAAATCACCTCCTTAAGATATTAAAATCCTTTTCTGGAGCTCTGAGGGCAGGGCTCACAGCTACtcactccactgtactcttctatgcactctctgcacactgtagattgtaagctccttgaaggtggggagaaggcctACTCAATCGACGATACTCTCCTAatgggtacagtgctctcacacagtaggtGGAATGAGGGCAGCAATCGAGTCGATTCACTCTGTGGTCCTGTGGTACTCTCCGaaatgctcagcacagggctcggcCCACATGAGACTGGaggccctttgagggcagggaccatgtctgctcaCTCTATGGtagtgtcccaagagcttagaccagtgctctgcacaaagtaggcaacCCCTAAGaatcactgatggtgatgatgacacagagcaccggcctgggagtcggaaggtcctgggttctaatcccagatctgtcacccgtctgctgtgtgaccttgggcaatttgcttcacttctctgggcctcagttagctcatttggaaaatggggattaaaaaaaatacggtacttgttaagcactatgtgccaagccctgttctaagcgttggggtagatccgaactaatcaggttgggcacagtccctgtcccacatggggctcatactcttaatccccattttccagataaggtgaccaaggcccagaaaagttaattgacttgccttgggtgacaaagcaggcatgtggtaggcaggcagagctgcaattagaccccaggaccttctgactccaaggcctatcctctatccactaagccggctgcttaatcaatcaatcgtatttattgagcgcttactgtgtgcagagcactgtactaagcgcttgggaagtacaagttggcagattgTGAGTCTTCTGTGGGACGGGTATTCTGTCcatcccaattaccttgtatccaccccaacgcttagtacggtacctggcacacagtaagcactcaacaactaccatcgttattattattcttataacagTAGACACCAAGCAGTTGACCATATTCCTTTGTAACCCAGTGTCTAAAGGCCCACAGGAGGGAGCGGGCTGTCACCTAAGGGACCCGCTCCATTGGTGAACACCTGCTGCAGGCAGAGTTTTCGTTTTAAAGGGGGGAAGAATTGGAGAGGGTTGAGGCCCACACTGAAACTTCCCAAATGAACATTAATGACGATCGGAAATTTCAGCTCCCGCACTGtcggaaggagaggagagtcccAAACAGGGACTTGGGTGGGCCTCCCGGCTTCTCAGGCACTGAGGGCCATCAGCACTGAACATGACGAGCGAATGCCAAAAAGatttaattaaaaacaaaaaaaagagaaaatgcagGCTGGGGCCGAACAGGGCCCCTCTGACAAGAACCGCCAAATGAGGGCCAGGGGTAGGGTGGGGCAGCGAGACACCACGTACAAACCTCGTTCATCTTTTCTTCAAATTCAGCTAGTGCTTTGgaaccttttttcttcttttctagtTGCTCTttcacttcttcccttcaaaaaCAGAATGTAGATTCAGATCCAAAAAATTCTACCGATCTGAAGTCACGgtagaggttttttttaaaaaaagatattccCAAGCACAGACTGTCAGGTTGACCATCAATTTCTCCCCACAGATAACAGGCACATTAGCATGCTACAAAGGCAGAGTTTTCCAGATCGGTGGAATAATTTCCCTGCAAACCAACAGTTTACTCTTAGAGCTTTCCCCAAATGTTTTCACTCTCCACCTTAGCCAAAACTCTGTTTACAGAGACTTCtagatctgtctcccccattagagcagAAGCTCTGTGTAGAACAGtaccaactgctcagtacagtgtgcactgcacccagggggcacccaataaataccacatcCACGGCTAGTTGAGGGCCTAAGGAAAGCCCCGGTCTTGGAAAATCGCAGGCCGTGGAATAAGCTGGAAACGTTAGCCCTCACGATGCTGGGATGTGTGGCTGGTGGACTTTCAAATCACACTTCTCCATTTAAAACAAGTTGCCCAAAAGGTGTTGATCGGGGGGAAGCTACGGTCCAGCACCCCCACCCAGCCTGCCATGGCTCCCTCGGGCGCAAACACCCATGTCCACGCGGGCATATAAACACGCACACAAGCAGGAACATGTGATGGGGGTGTGTCTGTCGGCTGCGGGGAATCGTgaaatcccccccctcccccagagaaCGGTTTCTACACAGCAAGTGCCCGTCTTCGCAATTACCACGTGGGCCGCGGCCGATTCAGGTAGTCCTGTATGGTGGGCCCTGCTGACTGGGCGGGACCCCGGGACCTGGCCATGGCGATTGGATTCATGTAAGCCtcgaggagggaaaagagagagagaaacaagttCAGCTCCACTTGACTTGCTCTTCCCGTCTGCCGGCTCAAAGCTGAGACACTCTTTGAGGCTGGAAAGAGGAAACCAACCAAATCGACTCAGCGGTTGAGGCACGGTGGTCGAATGGGCAGAGCCCGGGGCCGGAGGTTGGGGGGCCCCGGGTTTGCATTCCAGCTCTGTGACCccacgcaagtcacttaacctctctgggcctctggggagAAAGAAGACTGCTGCTCGCCCTCCCTCTCAAATGGTGAGGctcgggtgggatggggactgtgtcccatctgatgatcCAACCCCAGCAACCAGGAATTAGTCAGTGCTCAACAGCTATCATAATCAGGGCAGTCGAGGCGCTTAACCTCAATCTGACTTTCCCCGGTTTTACTGCGGTTCGTTCTGCTGGCCTCTCGCCACCTGGGTGACGTCACTCAGCCTAGGCCTCCGGGAAAAGACGGTGGCCACCGTGACCCCCTGAGCGTATGTTCAACTGACTCAAAAGGGAAGGCTTGACACACGGGCGGGTGGCCAACACGACTACATCAAGGATTAGAATCGACTTGGTCCCAATCGCGAGAGGCCGTTTCGATTAAAGCCATTCTAAGGATAATCGGTCAACATTTAATAGAGAGCAGCCCACGGAACAAAGTACTGTTATTAACAATAAaggtatggaaagagcacaggctttggagtcagagatcatgggttcaaatcccggctccgccacttgtcagctgtgtgactttgggcaagtcacttaacttctctgggcctcagttacctcacctgtgaaatggggattaagactgtgagccccacgtgggacaacctgatcaccttgtagcctctccagcgcttagaacagtgctttgtacatagtaagcacttaataaacaccataaaaaagtgctaagccctggaatagatacgatACGATCAGATTGGATCCGGTGCCTGTCTCCTCTGGCCCGATGCCACAAAGTCAGAGGGGGCCCCACTGGCTAAGGGTTCAGAGCCGCGTGAACCCTGGCTTCTGGATTCCTCTGAGAGGGCCGCCCtttctgtcccacgaggggcccccGGGCCGAAACCGTCTCCCCTCCGGATGGCCCAGGCCCGGTTACCTCGATGGGAAACTCCCCCGGCAGACCGGGCCTCACCCTGCACCAACCAATCcaccagtcgatggtatttatggcgcgcttaccatgtgcagagcactgtaaggagcacttgggagagtgcaacacaacagagttggtagatgtgttccccgcccataaggagcttatggacTGCCATTTCCAGACAGGTTTAACCATGCGAAGAAGGGGCTATACAGTCATGAACTTAGGGTGGTTTTCAGTTTCAGGGGATCCGGCACCCGACCCCCAACAAGGAAAGAGGGATGGGAAGGCGCCCAGGTTTTGGGTGGAAGCTGATGCCCAGTGCCTCGTTCTGCCCTCTACTTTCCCCCCACCACACTAGCATGGCTGTTGTGTAATGGTTTTGTTGGTTGCATTTGTGTTGTTCTTTCCCTCGGTGGCAGCTTCACCCCAGGCAGAGTTCGGGGCTCTACACAGAGCACCCAGCAAGCACCATCGCTGCtacctgaggccaagagaagcaccCAACTGGACTTCTTCACTCAGTCATCTTCACTAGAGGACTCTACTAAAAACTCAGAAAAGTGGCTTTGACTCTAAAAGACCCATCTGCCAACAAGGCAAAACAAACTCACCACCTTCTGTCTCTACGTGGTCACTGATCCAAACCCACCCGGGCCAGAGAAATCTAAATCTGTATTTTCTGTGGGTAAACATCAACACACATCAAATGGGCTCCCAAAGAGGGAACACTTGGTACTTATTGAAATACCAGCTTCATCCACTTGTGACTTGGAGTTGGGGCAGCCAGACGCGATGTGAAAATTCCAGCGTGGCCCACTGGGTTCTGAAACGCATTTGCTCTCTGCCTCGAAACTTACGTCGTAAGGGAAAATTTGAGTCGACCGCCTCTCCAAAATACAaccaccatggtctagtggatagagcttgggcctaggagtcagaagggcctgggttctaatcctggctctgccgcctgactgctgtgtgaccctgggcaagtcatttctttatgcctcagttacctcatctgtaaaatggagatgaagactgtgagccctatgtgggacagggaccgactgAATGATTTTTCTCTCCCCGAGAGAGGCAAAGCCAAAACAAAGGAGGAATATTTTATCTGTCCTTAAGGCCCATAGGCCTCCCCTGTCTCCCTGGCTGTGGGGCcctggtgctgggggaaggggcctGCCCgcctcacctcccacccccagaacCCGTGGCTCAGCTCCACGTGGGCCCGCCACGGCCCCTTGGGACCGGGGGTCTGGGCCTCGTCTGGACGAGCTCCAGGGTGAGACTTTTCTAGACAATCGGGCCAAGACATCCCGGACGGGGTCCCGAAAGGGGTCCTGACCTGCATCCCAGCAGGCTTCGAGGCTGCTCGGAAGCAGAACGGAACCCGACAGGACGGTGAGCCGCCCCACGGCAAAATCAGTCTGACTCAAAAACACCTCCTGCCCCGTCTAACACTCTGTTGGGGCTTTGGATGGTGATGCTCCCTGACCACCAATGAAAGCCAATCAATCTggccccattcctcctcctccttctcttcctcctgctgctcccaTGGGGACACCACGGGACAGCACCGGGGAAGACCTCCTAAGACAAAAACTATGGAAACAGGTTATCAGTACGATAGCCTGGCTCGATTCACCTCCGGGAAAGGATGGGCTGAAGCCAGTAGGGACAAAGATTAGGAATAGAAGCCACCCTCCAACTACTTCCTCTCTCCCATACACCTATCTCCAAACACCCACCCCTACACGCCGTGGccgttttttttaaatggtatttgttatacacttaccaAGTAGATACACGTtactcaggctggacagagtccgtgtcccacaggggactcagtccccatccccattttacagacgaggtaaccgaagcccggagaagtgaagtgacttgcccaaggccatacacagcagacaagtggcagagctgagaggagaacccgggtccttctgagtcccaggcctgtacactcctccactaggccatgctgcttctctgggttgctCCCcccacctgtcatttattttatggtctgtctcccctgcaagactgtaagctcttcaaaggcagggatggtgtctactaactctccgggtcctctcccaagcactcagcacggtgctctgcccagaataagtgctcaataaaaacctgactgactgacttgggtgAGAACCCTTAACTGGGGGAGCTGCCCGGGGCCAAGGAAGCCAGGGAGGGCCAGGGCCCAAGACAACCTCAGgtacagtgatcatcatcatcatcaatcgtatttattgagcgcttactaagtgcagagcactgtactaagcgcttgggaagtacaaattggcaacatatagagacagtccctacccaacagtgggctcacagtctaaaagggggagacttctaCAAGTGatgcgcggtggggagggaggaggaagtttcaggctggATGCAGCTCACGGAACACGGGTCCTGGGCATCTTCTGGCTGTagcatactctaccaagcactcaatccagtgccctgcatgtagtacagcgctctgcacacagtaagcactctgttaatccgatagaatgaatgaatgaactaaatacCACCAATGATGATGGGCTGAAGGCCTCTGCTGGGGATGCAGGAGGGTGGACCCACCTGGGCCATTATGGGCTGGAGACCCCTAATTCTGAAAGAGGGTGGCCCGGGGCAGGGGCTGCTACCACTCTCAGGATGCTAATTGAGCCCTCGCTCTGTGCCCGCTGCTGTGCtacgagctggggtggatacggaatCACCAgggagggcacagtccctgcctcccgGTTTACGGGGGGTGGTCAGGGGACAACAaggatcttctccccattttacggagaatgaaagtgaagcccagaggGTTTGAGTGGActgcctgaggtcactcagcaggccaggggcagagtcgggatcagaatccaggatcCCAGCCCAACCCCTCCAAATGTAGGGGCAGGGGGGCTCCCGGGGAGGAAAGGGGTCGGGGGTCcccagaggagcaggagaggggcTCGCTGGCCCCTTCCCTACCAGCTTCCTGCAGGCTCAGCCGCCTGGGGGTCCGGGGGACGGATCGGGATGGAgacctgggggtgaggggaatgaGGACGGGAGGCTGAcgggcgggagggtgggggtgtgtgtgtgtgtgtgtggatgaggcctgtatatatgtttgtacatatttattacactatttattttgcttgtacaatcaatcaattgtatttactgagcacttactgtgtgcagagcactgtactaagtgcttgggaagtacaagttggcagtgtatacagacagtccctacccaacagcgggctcacagtctagtgtacatatttattctatttagttaatatgttttgttttgttgtccgtct from the Tachyglossus aculeatus isolate mTacAcu1 chromosome 2, mTacAcu1.pri, whole genome shotgun sequence genome contains:
- the FAM133B gene encoding protein FAM133B codes for the protein MGKRDNRVAYMNPIAMARSRGPAQSAGPTIQDYLNRPRPTWEEVKEQLEKKKKGSKALAEFEEKMNENWKKELEKHREKLLGGSESSSKKKERKKKEKKKSGRSSSSSSPSSDSSSSSMDSDEEDKKQGKKKRKKKYRPHKSSEASGSESESDGKDSLKKKKKSKDEHEKEKDVKSVSKKRKKVDHGDKPASSESFSESDPAEEVQAKKKKSGEERDKATEKTKKKKKPKKHGKKKKKKTAGSGPESA